The Glycine soja cultivar W05 chromosome 15, ASM419377v2, whole genome shotgun sequence region TTCAACTTTGACTGCAAATACTGTATGAACATAATGGTGACCATCAAGCCATGTTAGAGACCCAAAATTGTATCCACTACGGGCCTCCTTGCCATAGAATGAGACTTTATAGGTCATTCTTTGAACACCCTCAGAAAACACAAGTTTATTGGGGATGACCTTCACAACCAATCCCTCAGGTGCAAGCACTTTTGCAGTGTATGTGGCATTAAGGGATCCAACATTGGTAACTTTTCTTGTGATCACTTTTGctttttgttgctttttaaGTGTACTTACAGATATTGATGGGTAATTGACGTTGGAGATAAGGCCTTCAGAAGAGTTCTTTGGGCAATTGACGTTTGTCTTAGACATTGACCTTATGATTTTCTGTGAATAGCCAAAATAACAAAGGAATCTGAGATAGTCTTCCACATCTGTTTCAAAGACTAAGCCAGGGTTGAGAGCTCTGAGTGGATTAATTTCCCCAACTCCCATTTCATGTGGATCGGCAATGGAGTTTGAGCTGTTAGTAAGAGGCTTCCTCAAGTTGTTGTAGTTTGTAGCTGAAAAATGGAATAGGAACAAAGCAGCATAAGGACATGCTTGACtctcttttcacttttttattgtaaaatttgttttctaaaacaattacACTCTACTCAGCTATCATCCAAAatctattaagttttaaaagttgtttcaaaaaccaaaaaattgaaACAGTTGGAAGATGTTTTCTCATAAACAGAAATGTGTTCAGGAACAAAATTTTTCCAATGTGCTCAGAAGACAAACAAATTTTAGAAAACTGAACTATTTTTGAAAACTCTCACATTACCAAATAAGACTAGATAAGGGTGTTTGGTCTAGTACCTGTTGTCATCAATGCTGATTTGATCATTGAAGAACTCCATTTTGTGTGTACTGACTTAATGAATGCAGCTGCACCTGTCACATGTGGGCAAGCCATAGATGTACCAGATTTTATGGCATACAAGGATGGCTTTTTCCCAATTGGGACACTTCCTGGTTCTTTACTTTTGGGAATCACAGCGGCCAAAATGCCAACGCCTGGAGCCATCACATCAGGCTGGACAACAAATTTTTCATAatgtgaaagaaacattgagTGCATTGTTCTCAAGATGTTTATGCGATTTGAGTTAATGGATGAAATGAAAACTTCATATAGGAACGTGGGGCAGAAAAATACCTTAAGAACGTTTTCTGTAAGGCTGGAAGGACCTCTGGATGAGAAAGATGCAACAATTGGTGAAGGCTTTAATCTAGAAACTTCTGTTGTTGGAAGAATTGTTGCAGTTGGGTTCCTGTAACAGAGGCATGATAGACTAAGCATGCAGCtagtatattatttttcaacttttacatTCAACATGGACATAAatatgtgtgcgtgtgtgttaggaaccaagaattaaaatgacaaagaaaagaaagaattttattgaataggatgagaagaacaaaaaataggAGAGATAACTGTCTTCCAAGGATTCCCCTTCACAAAGAATTTCTCCACTCAGAGAGCTAATGCTCAATCTACAAATGAATAGCTCTCCCTCTCTCCTATCCTTGTTCtcctatttatatctaataaacccctctaactaactaactaactcattAACAAACTAACTATCTTAACTAAGTTTCCCTTCTTATATCCTAACAGTGTGcgtgtttagttattatttgtCTTTCAATAAAGTTGGCTTAGACAACCACCACTTTACATGCTTTTACATTTGCTATCATCATTTGACTAAATGCATAACACAATCTGCAATCTTGTTTGCACATAAGACATGGGAAAAGCTACTTTAAATCACTAATCAACACTTTAAATCACTAATCAACAAATGTGAAGGTTGATAATGCTTACTTGGTAGAGTTTATGTATTGTAGGATTTGATGGCCTTCAAGATTGCCAACCTGAGTGAAGGGAAATGCACCTGCATCAAAGGGAGCATCTTTGTTGTCCTCATTAATGAGTATTATCCCTATGGCTCTTGCATCTTGTACAACTAGCTTCTTGATTTGCCTCGAAACAGTTGGATCATCATTAACACAAACAACAATGCTGCCTGCAGTTTTGTTGAAATCTAGTGATCCAGGAAAACAGTTCCTGCATTTCAGAGAACAATTAGCATACCTTTTTAAGGTAGAATATTTAAATCCTAATATCTGCATTTATCTAGTATGTGTGATACTGATTCtattatataatatgtacaatCTCAATCTGTGTTTCTTTCAAAAATGCCATTGTCTGCTGGTATAATGTACTAGTAATATATACCAATAGTATGATCAATGTTAAATTTCAATGCATTTCATTTGAGTTTACCTATTGCATTCTTTTCAATAATCTCTTAGCAATAAAAAATGACCATCAAAATTGGAACACATGAAATGATAACTATCATTTATTTTAGGTTTAAGAGGATGACAGTAATATGCCAAGAATAATCACAATTAGATACCTAGCTTCTGATGCAGGGACAAATTTGGCAGCTACTTGCTCTCCAAAGACAAGGCGATGCATCTTTGAATGAGTAAGGTTTGAAAAGTTAATGCCAGTACCCTGACAACACAAACAAAGGGAGAAAAATAAGGTTTTTGGTGCATGAAAAAGAAATCATGCCATGAAATTAACCATATTCTTCTTTTGGCTTGGAAGAAGAGATCAAGAAACCTACTTGGAAATATTTCCCATTTCCAAGGACAATAGTTGATTGGAAGTTCCTATCAATATTAGAAGCTGCAATAGTAAATATCCACGGTGCAGTGTTCACAACTGTGAAAGGATCAGGACCATCATTGCCAGCTGAACACACCACCAGGACCCCCTTTTGTTCTGCATGAAATGCTCCAATGGCTATAGGATCACTTAAAAAGTCTGATTGGAATAGTGAGCTGAGTCCAATAGAGATTGAGATTATATCTACTCCATCCTTCACAGCATCATCAATAGCCTTTAGTATGGTGGCACCAGAGCATCCTTCATCTGAGCATGTTTTATAAGCAGCAATCCTAGTAGAAGGTGAACCACCTCTTGCTGTTCCTTGTGCTAAACCAAAATAACTAGCATTGTTGACATGAACACCAGCTGCTATTGATGCTGTGTGAGTCCCATGTCCAACAGAATCTCTTGGGGAACCTTTGGTTGCTTCTATATGAGTCTGGTTGTCACCTGATGTAGCCAGAATATTATAGTATCTTGCACCTATCAATTTTCTGCAGTTTTATAAAGAGAATTTAAGTGTAGCATATAatcaatttgtaattttgtcaCTGTCAAAATATGATTACTGAAAGATTTTGTAAGTAGATATGAACATTTTTATTAGAAGCATTTGTAAGAGAATGGATGATCACCTATTGCAATTGGATTTCTTGAAATCACTACCCTCCATGCAAACACCTTTCCATCTTGAAGGAATCTCCCCTATACCCTCATCCCTGAAACTTGGAGACTCTGGCCATATCCCTAGATGCAGAACAGgcatggaaaaaaataattgaattatatTCAAACAAAAGTGTTCGTAATATGTAACATGCAAACTCTACATTAAAGTCTTTGTAATTTATGGATCAGCAGTGGATGTAGTTTATGAAGGGTTTTTATTATAGAGTTTCAAAATGAGGaaagttattcaaaatttgTGAAAACACATGAAGTCTAGGGCGCTgattacatttttatattttacaagaaTAATACATTCACACTTCACTCACATTACCTCACATCTACACAATTTTTATCATCTAAGTACGGTTGTTCCACATAGTTTTATGTACACTCACGGCTCTTGCACCATTACGgtgtaattttgtttaaaaattatcataatgaggatattttaaaaaataaaaatggatgaATTGTGCTTTGAAGTACGATTGAAGAAATCATGCTTGAAAGCACGATTTTATTTTACAGAATTTTTTTACAGTGAAATTGTATATGaacatataattttagttatttatttttttattattaaaagttaaaatcgTATGTCAACATAcgattttaatatgttttttttaattattttaaaaaataaaaaaagaaaaaagtaaaaaaaaattgaaacgatatttcaaaatatgattttcattgggaaacagaaaaaaaataaaatcgtaTTTTAACATACGATTTCAAttcttagaaaaatatatttaaacaactGAAAAGTGAAATTGTGCTTTAATATAATTCTTAGAAAAATATACAactgaaaagtgaaattttgctttaatatatgattttttcatTGTGAATTcgtatatttatctatttttgtaattttaaaaaaataccaattatggtaatttaaaaaaaaacccatttCCGTAATTAACCCCGTACACTTACACTCTGATTTTCACATATCCTAGTGTAAGCATATCAGATATGTAAGATGCTTTATCCATTTTAGaatgttttgttgttttcacttttatttcttCACTTTCAATAACTTCCTAAACCCCCAATATCACTTGGTTTATATTTCTAAGCAAGCAATGAAACAGGAACAACTGAGCGGATGACAAGATTTGGCTATATAAAAGTTTGTAtaggaaacaataaaaaataactttttattgttttcatttatatttccaGTGTTTCCTATACAAATTTTTAagagtaaaaacaaaatgaaattacagattaatttttatgtattatcaatataattttttttaccctgTGAGtcaattagaaattatcctGTATATCAAAAACTCTTTACAATAACCGTACATATACTATTTTCTCATGAAAATTTTGTGATGTTTTTGTACTTGAAATTAAAACAAGAAATATTTCCTTATTTCAAACGACCCTAAACTCATAGAAGGAGCAAGTTGAGAATGTTAGAAAGGCCACCTCATTGCATCTTTATGCTGTTTCAACTTCACACTATCATGCCTGTGGCTCTAAACTTAAAGGGGCACCAAGGGTCCCACAATTAAGCAACACACGCTAGGACAAATTTCTAGTAAAGCTCCCTAGAGAAAGTGTAAATGTTGGAAATTTGGTCAGTTTCTATAAAGGCCGTTTGGTTTCTTTTTAAAAGGGTTCAATACTATAGCTAGGGTATgaagaaaccaaaagaaaagTTGCTTCTTTCACACTTGTACATACCAGCTTAGTCATTCAATTGTGGAGAAAAGGGGAGGTTTTTGGGGAGTGGTGCCACTAATGTAAAGTTTCGTGTGCCTCAGATTTTCCCGATTTCTGTTGGTTGTTTTGTAGCAGGAAATTGGATGTAATGCTTGAAAAGTTTTCAAAATGTATTATTTCACTTTTAAGTtctaaatattatatatcaagTAGGATTACAAGTCAGTAGCAACATACTAACAGCACAAAATTAAGTCCTTTATATTAGAGAAACTGTTATCTAAAGagttagaaaaacaaaacatagtTTTATGTATGGACTTAATCTTGTTTTCAGTCtcgctaatattttttttttgttttagtacttgtaatttttttttaaaaaatgttcctAAATATATTGGTTTTTCATTTTGAGTTTCAcattaatttgttattgttaAGTGTTGAGGTAGCTTAGAAAAAATCACCTCATCATATCAAGGATTACAAGTCAGTAGCAACATACTAACAGTAtggaccaaaacaaaaaagaaaaaagaaagatatattttagaaaccatttaaaaaagttataaagaCTAAAGCCAAAAACAATATTACAAGGATAAAAATTTGTTGTGGTTTTTTGTTAGGGTTGAAAACTAAAAGAAGAGttatgtgagaaaaaaaattaattatctcaTATCCCACTTTTTTTTGGTTACATTACATGCCCaccactttgttttttttttttgtttttttaagattgaaaattaaaaaattacagctTTCTTTCTATAATTTTGACTGGCCAAATTCATCATTGAGCCTCAGTAAGAGGCTTGCATTAAAGAGGCCAGCCTCACATTCTCtgctttaaatataaaaatacacacTTCTTAAAGGATACCCATATCACCATATGATACAACTTACCAAGATAAACCAGTAAAGGTTTCAGTTGCCATAAAGTGAGGTGGAAAATGAGTAGTTATTGTGctttgttaaacaaaaaatatggggTAGCAATCATAACAGCTAGTTGTGGGCCACAATGAGTTGCCATTTACACACAATAGATGTTGATGCTGCAACTGTCAATAGGCCTCAACCACAAGGGTACCAGTGGTGAATGGCCTAAAAAGTGGAAGTGAGTACTAACAAATCAGTTTCACATGAGACTACCAAATGTTTTGGGGGTCCATATCATGCTACTATAGTAAGGTATTCAACACTGTGCTGTCTCATTTTGGTTTTGGACTCAATATTTTCACAAACATAATTAGGAGATTCACTTTTGGGTAAGACTTTAAGAGTATTCGTTAGCTAAAATTCTCTCTTAACATTGCAAGTATAGTTTGTCtgaagccaaaattcactttcACTATGACCAATCACTTTCACTGTAAACTTTTGGGTAAGACTGTGGTTAGGTACTGTCCTCTGTAACTTGCAATTACTATTTCaatgttttatttgtttatttatttatttcttgcaATTCTTATCAATTGAATCAAACACAATACAGAGCAATATAATCACCTTCTGTTTCCTATCACTAAGATCATGTGATTAACTCTGTTAACTGAAATAAAATGCAATGTTCAATcttaaactttaaattaatattaatgaaaCTTTTAGGATCATTGACTTTTTAACTCTTCATCAAAtaagttcttataatttaatttttaatcattaataacCTAAGATTATAACCGTTTCTATATATTCAGAAGGGGTAACAAACAAAGAAGGtgatttgattgaataaaaCTGTATTGAAGCTTTTTGagttaattaaatatgtttttaattttttaaattagatgatttgaatttttagtccctaaaaaatAAACCATCTTGTTTTAATCTCTTATTTATGAAAGTATATCTTATGTGGTTTTtgtaattaacaaaaactaGTCTGTTTTAGTCTCTTATGTCTATGAAGATAGAAATCACATATGACACATTTACATGAACGATGGAATAAAATGagacaatttaattttaaaagattaaaaaccaacattattctatttatatggactaaaaaaatatttaaactaattatttctctctctctctttttttgtgtgtgtactAATGTACTATAACGTCAAcaaaatcctttaaaaaaaacgtCAGCAAAATTAAATCTAAGACATTATGTAAACTATCTAAACCCCATCTCCATTCTCGCGCTTTGTGATAAAGTAGATTTTTCTATCGAGATTTTAAGTTCTAGGTAGATAGAggattatttattacaaaattatatttgatgatttattttgaaaaccaagattatgaataaattgataataaaataagggttaaaaaaattatatcactgtaccttattttagaattttcttttaaatgcaTGTGAAGTTTTGGTGGGTTTATATCTAAAATTATTCTATTTGACAACGTACAATGAAATGGTGTAAGAAAAAGAGTCGTGTCAAGTAATGCCGCGCAATGAGCCAAATCTAGTTGGAATGCACTTAAATTAATCTGAGATGATAAAGAAGGTAATAATTTTGCCTGTGACATAACCTTATCTGTACTAGTAATCCTTTTGCTATAAAAGTtccatttattaatttatttttatcttttaagtaAGACAATGTGtagtcaatatattttattaatgggaGGCAAAAgtattcaatataaaaaaagaagttttgcAGATTTGTTGATCTAAAAGTAATATATACTCACATTAACCTACATTAAAGACTTAAAGTTTGTCTTGAATATTGTAGTTAATTCTCTTCCTAAACATTGATAAatgtttttcctttattttacattaatgaAAAGTGcaatagtaattaatatttgtattagtaaaataaaggtTAAACTAATTACtatattatttaagaaataaaaatgaaaatttcaatttaaccttttttatattaattttgtaggCCTTAACATCTTAAAAATAGCTGAAAACTCCCATCACCGACTCTATGGGTTTAATAATTTTCCAAATGATTTAGGAACTTATAGATTAATTTTAcctaaaatacataatttaggACGTGGACGTTTGAAAATGACAAAGCAAATACCCAATCAGATTTATTGGGCTAAAGACAACGGAATTAAAGTAGAACTATTATCAACTTTTCTATCACTTACCTGTGTCTATGACACCAATAATGATATCACTTGATGAGTGTTGGTGTAATTTGGGAGTGCCATAACTATAAGGCTTCATTCCCAAATCTGATTCCAAGAAATCCCAAGATCGCGTTGTGTGTAACTGAAGCACTGGATCAGGGAACACAGACACCACACTATCGTGACCTGTTTACAAATCACGTAGCAATAGTTACCACAAAGGGGACAACCAACACCCACATACTATCTATCATAAACTTGTTTAATAATTAtggtaaataaattattatgatttttataatgttattgTAGTCATTTATCTTAACATACGACTTTTAtgtattcataaattaaaataaagaaataaagagtGTACAAAAAAGGATATGGATAAGTCAATAGTGCGTGTGATATACTCGCTAGAAAATTAATGTGAGAAAATTTTGTACATAGACATGtatgtataaaaa contains the following coding sequences:
- the LOC114386999 gene encoding CO(2)-response secreted protease-like, whose amino-acid sequence is MECLQQFLHFLFVASLLISSTAISDQIPKPYVVYMGNSSPNNIGVEGQILESSHLHLLSSIIPSEQSERIALTHHFSHAFSGFSALLTEGEASALSGHDSVVSVFPDPVLQLHTTRSWDFLESDLGMKPYSYGTPKLHQHSSSDIIIGVIDTGIWPESPSFRDEGIGEIPSRWKGVCMEGSDFKKSNCNRKLIGARYYNILATSGDNQTHIEATKGSPRDSVGHGTHTASIAAGVHVNNASYFGLAQGTARGGSPSTRIAAYKTCSDEGCSGATILKAIDDAVKDGVDIISISIGLSSLFQSDFLSDPIAIGAFHAEQKGVLVVCSAGNDGPDPFTVVNTAPWIFTIAASNIDRNFQSTIVLGNGKYFQGTGINFSNLTHSKMHRLVFGEQVAAKFVPASEARNCFPGSLDFNKTAGSIVVCVNDDPTVSRQIKKLVVQDARAIGIILINEDNKDAPFDAGAFPFTQVGNLEGHQILQYINSTKNPTATILPTTEVSRLKPSPIVASFSSRGPSSLTENVLKPDVMAPGVGILAAVIPKSKEPGSVPIGKKPSLYAIKSGTSMACPHVTGAAAFIKSVHTKWSSSMIKSALMTTATNYNNLRKPLTNSSNSIADPHEMGVGEINPLRALNPGLVFETDVEDYLRFLCYFGYSQKIIRSMSKTNVNCPKNSSEGLISNVNYPSISVSTLKKQQKAKVITRKVTNVGSLNATYTAKVLAPEGLVVKVIPNKLVFSEGVQRMTYKVSFYGKEARSGYNFGSLTWLDGHHYVHTVFAVKVE